ACTATTTTAATGGGAATTCAACAATCAAGAATTGATAAAATTAGTGAAGATTTTGCTAAAAGTAGTTCATTTATTCCTGGAGTTAGACCAGGTGAACAAACCGAAACATATTTATTGAATATTGTTCTAAGATTATCATTTTTCTCAACAGGATATTTGATTGTTTTAGGAGCTCTACAATTTATTCAACAAATGTTTGGAATGCCAGCGGCAATTGCGTTTGGTGGGACAAGCATAATGATTTTGGTTTCAACAGCTTATGAAACTGTTCAACAAATAAAAGCAAGATACAAGTCACAAGAATTAGCAAGAAAAAGACGTCAAATTAGAGAACTAAAAGAAGTTTATGGCGAAGAAGAGGAAGACTTGATATGATAAATAATAAACCAAATTTAATTTTCTTAGGCGCTCCCGGTGCGGGAAAAGGTTCAATTGCTAATTTACTTGTTAAAAAACTCCAATATTTTCAACTTTCAACTGGTGATATGTTTCGCCAAGAAATAAAAAATAATACACCATTAGGTAATAAAGTAAAAGAAATTTTGGACTCTGGTAAATATGTTGATGACAGCATTACTAATGAAATTGTTAAATCAAGACTTATTGATTTAGCTAAAAATAAAGTCCCATTTATTCTTGATGGTTATCCTCGAACATTTGATCAAGCTGCTTTTCTTGATTCTTTAGAGAAAGAAAATGTTAAAATAGATAAAGTTATTTTGCTTAAAATAACCAAAGATCAAATTATTGAGCGATTATCTAAACGAAGAATATGTCCAAATTGCAAAACAATTTATCATATGGATTTATTCGCACCTTTAGAAAATGACCTTTGCGTTAAATGTCACACAAAAGTTATAAAACGCCCTGATGATGAACCAGAAGTAATTGAAAAACGTTTGATGATTTATGAAAGTCAAACCGAATGTTTAATTCAATACTACAAAGAAAAAAACATGCTAATTGAAATTGATAGTTATCAAGAAATTGAAAAAGTATATTCAGATGTTGAGAAAGCTTTAAAATGATAATAATTAAAAATCAATTTGAAATTGAAAAAATCAAAAAAGCATGTTCAATCTTGGCAGAAGTCAAACAAATTTTATTTGACTTTATAAGTCCAGGCGTTTCTTTAAAAGAAATTGATAGCGTCGCTTTTAAAGAAATAAGAAAAAGAGGAGGAAAACCAGCGTTTTTAGGACAATATGGTTTTCCTGGAACTTGTTGCATATCAGTTAATGAAGAATTAATTCATGGTATCCCTAGTAACTATATTGTTAAAGATGGTGATATTATAAAAATTGATACTGGTGTTATTTGAGAAGGATATTATTCTGATTCAGCCTTTACAAAAGGCGTGGGTCATGTTAGTGAAGAGGATAAAAAACTAATTCAAGTAGCAAAAGACGCTTTCTATGCAGGTTTTAATGCCATCAAAGTTGGTGGAAGAATTGGTGATATTTCTAATGCAATTGGAAACACTATTCGAAAAAATGGATATTTTACCCCTGAAGAATATACAGGACACGGTATTGGTCGTCATTTACACGAAGATCCATTTATATATAATGATGGAATAGCAAATACCGGTGAAATTATTCGCAATGGTATGGTTATATGCATTGAACCTATGATATTACAGAAATCAAAGAATGTATTAGTTAAAAAAGATGGGTGAACTGTTTATGATCCGCTAGGATTTAATACAGCTCATTATGAACAAACTATTTTAATAGATAACAACCAAGCATACATTCTATCGGGAGAAAATACTTAATGGCAAAAGATGCACTAAAAATGTCGGGCAAAATTATCAAAATGCATTCAACTCAAAATTACGATGTTTTATTAGAAAATGGCATAACAATAAAGGCAACTATTTCCGGAAAAATGTCATTCCATAATATTCGCATGATTCCTGGGGATCATGTTGATGTTGAGTTAAGTCCATATGAAATGACAAAAGGAAGAATTGTCTTTAGACATAAATAAGGAGAAATTATGAAAGTTAGAGCTTCAATCAAGCGCATTTGTAAAGATTGCAAAATAATTAAAAGACACGGAGTTAATAGAGTTATTTGTATTAACCCAAAACATAAACAAAGACAAGGATAATAAAAATGGCTAGAGTTTTAAATATAGAAATTCCAAACAATAAAAAGGCTCGTATTTCATTAACATATATTTTTGGAATCGGTCGTCCATTGGCAGCAAAAATTTTACTTGATGCAAATGTTGATGGAGAAAAAAGAGTTAAAGAATTAACAGAAGAAGAATTAACTCGTATTCGTGATGAAGCGAAAAAATATGCTACTGAAGGTGATTTAAGACGTGAAATCAACCTAAATATCAAAAGATTAATGGAAATTAAATCATACCGTGGTTTAAGACATAGAAAAGGACTTCCAGTTAGAGGTCAATCTACTAAGAAAAATGCTAGAACTAGAAAAGGTCCAAGAAAAACAATAGCAGGAAAGAAAGGTAAATAACAATGGCTAAAAAGAATAAAAAAGTTATCACACAAGGTATCGCCCATATTCACTCAACTTACCAAAATACTATTGTTTCATTCTCAGATTTAAAAGGTAATGTTTTTGCATGATCTTCATCAGGAGCAATTGGTTATAAAGGAACTAAGAAAAAAACCCCATATGCTGCCGGCCTAGCCGCAGCGGCAGCCTTAGAAAAGGCTAAGGACTTTGGATTAAAAGAAGTTTCTATTTTAGTTAAAGGAATCGGTCCAGGAAAAAGTACCGCAAGAAAACAAATAGAAACAAGTGGACTTACAATTAAAGATGTTAAAGATGTAACTCCAACTCCACACAACGGAACTCGTCCTCCTAAAAAAATTCTTAAAAGAGCATAAGAATACTTAAGATTAAGAAGAATAGGAGAAAAAATGGAAAAGATCCAAAAAATAACATATAAAGAATTAATGGCTGAAAGAACTAATGATTTTAATACAACATATGTAATTGAACCATTAATGAGAGGTTACGGAAGTACAATCGGGACAGTAATAAGAAGAACATTATTATCTTCAATTACTTCTGTGGCTCCATTTGCGATAAAAATTAAAAATGTTGAACACGAATTTCAAACTATCCCAGGAATTAAAGAGGACGCAATTACTTTAGTTTCTAATATTAGAAAAATTCGTTTTGCTTATAATCCGGAAGTTTTTGATAAAGAAAATTTAGTGAAAATTTCTTTCAAATCAAAAAAAGATGGTGAAGTTAATGCATCAGATATTGAAGATGTAGTTCCAGGTCTAGAAATTGTTAATAGAGACCAACATATTGCAACTTTATCAGATGATAGTTCATTGGAATTTGATTTATTTCTAAGAACTGGCCGTGGATTTATTGATTTTGAAGAAAATAAATCTATAATCATGGAATATGGCCCAAAATTAGTAAGTAAAATTTCTCGTGGACAAATTTTAGCAATGGATAGTGATTTTAGTCCAGTTAAAAAATGTGGAATTTCATTTGAAGATCTTAATAGTTCATCAAAAACAATTGAAGAAAGACTAAAAATTCACATTGAAACTGATGGTACAATTTTAGCAAAAGATGCTATGGAACAAGCAGCAAAAATTATTGTTGCACATTTCCAAATTATCGGTAATGTTGATACGTTAGAAACTATTAATTTATTTGATGATAACAAAGAGAAAAAAGAAAAAGCTCCAAAGGCTCAAATTTCAATTGAAAAATTAAATTTAACTATTAGATCACTTAACGCATTAAGAAGAGCAGGTTATCAAACAATTGATGAATTGGATAAACTTAGTGACGAAGAACTTTCAAACATTAAAAATTTAGGTAAAAAATCTGTTCAAGATATAACTAATAAAAGAAAAGAATGAAGAGAGAAAAAAATAATCATAGAATTAGAAGATGTTTCGGAAGATTCAATTGATGAAGAAGCCCAATCATTAGACCTTAATGAAGACTCAAAAGATATGGAAGGAGAGGAATAATGGCAAATCCAAAACAATTATTCCGTAGAAATACCGAATGATGAAACCATGTTGAAAGAACCTTGGTTACTGATTTATTAATCCACGGAAAACTTAAAACTACTTTAGAACGAGCAAAAAGAATTAGATCAAATGCAGAAAAAATGATTACATTAGCTAAGAAAAATACTTTAGCAACTAGAAGACAAGCAGCAAGTTTCTTAAGAATTATCTCATCAGATGTTAAAAACAAAGATTCATTACAATATTTATTTGATGTTCTAGGTCCAAAATATCAAACAAGAAATGGTGGATATACAAGAATAATAAAAGTTGCTAATCGTCAAGGCGATAATGCTAAAATGGCTATTATTCAGTTAGTATAATAAAAGGAGAATAAAATGGCAATAGTACCAAAACGTAAAACTTCGAAACAAAGAAAACATCTAAGAAGAAGTCATCACGCGCTAAATGTAGTAACTCTTACTGAATGTAATAATTGCAAGCAACAAATTATCCCTCATCAAGCTTGTAAATATTGTGGTTTTTATAAAGGAACCAAATTTATAAAAGTAGCTTTAAATGATAAAATCAAATAATTATATTTATATTATAATTTTATTAAAACACGGTCAAAAGCCGTATTTTTTATTTTTTTAATAATTTAATAAAATATTTTTTTAAAGTATGTATAATTAAAGAGCACTTTAGTTGAGTGTGACAAAAAGATAGTTCTTTGAAAACTGAATACGAATACCATAACGTCAATTTAAAAAATAATTTAAATAACAAAAAAACAAAAATAACAACCAAAATCAAATATTAAGAGTTTGATCCTGGCTCAGGATGAACGCTGGCTGTGTGCCTAATACATGCATGTCGAGCGAGGTTCTTATTAGAATCTAGCGGCGAATGGGTGAGTAACACGTACTTAATCTGCCCTTTAGATTGGAATACCCAATGGAAACATTGGCTAATGCCGGATACGCATAGAATCGCATGATTCTGTTGTGAAAGGAGCTCCAAAGCTCCACTAAAGGATGAGGGTGCGGAACATTAGTTAGTTGGTGAGGTAATGGCCCACCAAGACTATGATGTTTAGCCGGGTCGAGAGACTGAACGGCCACATTGGGACTGAGATACGGCCCAAACTCCTACGGGAGGCAGCAGTAGGGAATATTCCACAATGAGCGAAAGCTTGATGGAGCGACACAGCGTGCACGATGAAGGTCTTCGGATTGTAAAGTGCTGTTATAAGGGAAGAACACTCAGTAGAGGAAATGCTATTGAGCTGACGGTACCTTGTCAGAAAGCGATGGCTAACTATGTGCCAGCAGCCGCGGTAATACATAGGTCGCAAGCGTTATCCGGAATTATTGGGCGTAAAGCGTTCGTAGGCTGTTTGTTAAGTCTAGAGTCAAATTCCAGGGCTCAACCCTGGCTCGCTTTGGATACTGGCAAACTAGAGTTAGATAGAGGTAAGCGGAATTCCATGTGAAGCGGTGAAATGCGTAGATATATGGAAGAACACCAAAGGCGAAGGCAGCTTACTGGGTCTATACTGACGCTGAGGGACGAAAGCGTGGGGAGCAAACAGGATTAGATACCCTGGTAGTCCACGCTGTAAACGATGATCATTAGTCGGTGGAGGAATCACTGACGCAGCTAACGCATTAAATGATCCGCCTGAGTAGTATGCTCGCAAGAGTGAAACTTAAAGGAATTGACGGGGACCCGCACAAGCGGTGGAGCATGTGGTTTAATTTGAAGATACACGGAAAACCTTACCCACTTTTGACATCCTTCGCGAAGCTATAGAGATATAGTGGAGGCTAACGGAGTGACAGATGGTGCATGGTTGTCGTCAGCTCGTGTCGTGAGATGTTTGGTCAAGTCCTGCAACGAGCGCAACCCCTATCTTTAGTTACTAACAAGTAATGTTGAGGACTCTAGAGATACTGCCTGGGTAACTGGGAGGAAGGTGGGGATGACGTCAAATCATCATGCCTCTTACAAGTGGGGCCACACACGTGCTACAATGGTCGGTACAAAGAGAAGCAATATGGCGACATGGAGCAAATCTCAAAAAGCCGATCTCAGTTCGGATTGGAGTCTGCAATTCGACTCCATGAAGTCGGAATCGCTAGTAATCGCAGATCAGCTATGCTGCGGTGAATACGTTCTCGGGTCTTGTACACACCGCCCGTCACACCATGGGAGCTGGTAATACCCAAAGTCGGTTTGCTAACCTCGGAGGCAACTGCCTAAGGTAGGACTGGTGACTGGGGTGAAGTCGTAACAAGGTATCCCTACGAGAACGTGGGGATGGATCACCTCCTTTCTACGGAGTACACCTAGTTATGGAAAAAATATTCGTATTCAGTTTTGAGAGATCTATCTCTCTATATTTGTTCTTTGAAAACTGAATATCGACATTGAAAAATTATATTAATTAATATTTCAAAGTTTAGATCAACCTATAGAATATATATATCAAAATTAAAGACAACAATAGGTCATACAACAAACAATAACAAAACAACTATTAAACAAGATAAGAGTTTTTGGTGGATGCCTTGGGTCTGGAAGTCTAAGAAGGACGTGATTACCTGCGATAAGCCTCGGTTAGCTGGAAATAAGCTGTTATCCGGGGATTTCCGAATGGGGAAACCCAATTGAGCTAATCCTCAATTATCATTTCGATGAATTCATAGTCGAATGAAGAGACACGCTGTGAATTGAAACATCTCAGTAGCAGCAGGAAAAGAAAATAAAGAATGATTCCCTCAGTAGTGGCGAGCGAACGGGGAAGAGCCCAAACCAACATTTGATGTTGGGGTTGTAGGACTACTTATACGAAGTTAGACAAAACTTAAACATAGCAGAATAAGCTGGAATGCTTAAACATAGAGGGTGAAATTCCCGTAAGCGAAATGAATAAGTCTTCAAGTAGTATCCTGAGTAGGGCGGGGCACGTGAAACCCTGTCTGAACCCGCCGGGACCACCCGGTAAGGCTAAATACTAACCAGACACCGATAGCGAACTAGTACCGTGAGGGAAAGGTGAAAAGAACCCCGGGAGGGGAGTGAAATAGATCCTGAAACCAATTACTTACAGTTAGTCAGAGCCCGTTAATGGGTGATGGCGTACATCTTGCAGAATGGACCGGCGAGTTATGTCAACATGCAAGGTTAAGTGGAATAAAGCGAAGCCGTAGAGAAATCGAGTCTTAACAGGGCGCTTTAGTATGTTGATATAGACCCGAAACCAGGTGATCTACCCATGAGCAGGTTGAAACTTAGGTAACACTAAGTGGAGGACCGAACCGTAGTACGCTAAAAAGTGCCCGGATGACTTGTGGGTAGGGGTGAAATTCCAATCGAACCTGGAGATAGCTGGTTCTCTCCGAAATAGCTTTAGGGCTAGCGTGTAGTGTTAAGTGGTGGGGGTAGAGCACTGAATATGGAATGGCGGCGCCTAGCCGTACTGACTATAATCAAACTCCGAATACTATCATGAACTACTATGCAGTCGGTACATCGGTGATAACGTCGATGCACGCGAGGGGAACAACCCAGATCGTCAGCTAAGGTCCCAAAATTGTGTTAAGTGAGAAAGGTTGTGGAGTTTCTTAAACAGCTAGGATGTTGGCTCAGAAGCAGCCATCGTTTAAAGAGTGCGTAATAGCTCACTAGTCGAGAGACTCTGTGCCGATAATTTAACGGGACTAAAACACAATACCGAAGCTACGGGCAGAAATGCGTTAGGAGAGCGTTGTAAGGGCATTGAAGCCAGACTGTGAAGACTGGTGGAGCGCTTACAAGTGAGAATGCCGGTATGAGTAACGATTCAGAGTGAGAATCTCTGACGCCTATTGGGGAAGGTTTCCTGGGCAAGGTTCGTCCACCCAGGGTTAGTCGGGTCCTAAGACGAGGCCGAAAGGCGTAGCCGATGGACAACAGGTTAATATTCCTGTACTTTCTAGAATGTGATGTAGTGACGGGGGAGGATAGTATTACCACTTATTGGATTGTGGGGTAAATAATAACTGGGTCGTGTAGGCAAATCCGCACGGCATAACCGGGAGTTATGATGCATAGTGAAATGGCAACAAAGTAGCGAATTATACGATTTCATACCTCTTAAAAAAGCTGCTAACTTAAATTCTGTGAAACCCGTACCGAGAACGGACACACGTCCCCAAGATGAGTATTCTAAGGCGAGCGAGAAAACTAATGTCAAGGAACTCTGCAAAATCATCCCGTAAGTTCGCAAGAAGGGATGCCCACCTTAAAAAGTGGGCCGCAGTGAATAGTAAGGGGGAACTGTTTATCAAAAACACAGCTCTATGCTAAGTCGTAAGACGATGTATATGGGGTGACTCCTGCCCAGTGCCCGAAGGTTAAGCAAAGGTGTTAGCATCTGCGAAGCATTGATGTGAAGCCCGGGTGAACGGCGGCCGTAACTATAACGGTCCTAAGGTAGCGAAATTCCTTGTCGGCTAAATACTGACCTGCACGAAAGGAGTAATTATCTCTTAACTGTCTCGACATTAGACTCGGTGAAATTATGGTTCCGGCGAAGACGCCGGAGACCCGCATCTAGACGAAAAGACCCCGTGGAGCTTTACTATAACTTCATATTGGAGTTTGATTTAACATGTGTAGGATAGGTGGGAGACTATGATGCTTAGACGCTAGTCTGAGTGGAGTCACCGTTGAAATACCACCCTTGTTACGTTGAACTTCTAACTTGTTACCATGATCTGGTAAGAGGACAGTGTGTGGTGGGTAGTTTGACTGGGGCGGTCGCCTCCTAAAGGGTAACGGAGGCGTTCAAAGTTACACTCAATACGGTCAGAAACCGTATCTTAGAGCATAAAGGTAGAAGTGTGATTGACTGTGAGACCTACAAGTCGAGCAGGTGCGAAAGCAGGACTTAGTGATCCGGCGGTTCTTTGTGGAAAGGCCGTCGCTCAACGGATAAAAGCTACCCCGGGGATAACAGGCTTATCTTTCCCAAGAGATCACATCGACGGGAAGGTTTGGCACCTCGATGTCGGCTCATCGCATCCTGGAGCTGGAGTCGGTTCCAAGGGTTGGGCTGTTCGCCCATTAAAGCGGTACGCGAGCTGGGTTCAAAACGTCGTGAGACAGTTTGGTTCCTATCTGATGTGGGCGTTGGAATATTGATGAGAGCTACTCTTAGTACGAGAGGACCGGAGTGGACGCACCGATGGTGTGCCAGTTGTTTTGCCAAAAGCATAGCTGGGTAGCCAAGTGCGGCAGGGATAACCGCTGAAAGCATCTAAGCGGGAAGCCCCCTCAAAGATGAGTATTCCCTTTTAAATTCCTTATAGACTATGAGGTTGATAGGCTGGAGGTGTAAGTGCAGCAATGCATTCAGCTGACCAGTACTAATAAATTGAACGGTTTAATAGTGAATTCTATAGCAGATTAATCTAAATTACAACGATATTCAGTTTTCAGAGAACAAAAATGCGATGAGCCGCAAACAAAACCCGTCAGGGTTTTTTTATTTGCACAAGAAACAGGGGTTGCTCATTTGGTTTTATGAGTGTTGGAAATTATTTTATTGAAAAGTGAAAATATTATTGGTGGTAAAGCGATGATAATTGTGCTGCTGTAATTGTATTAGAATATATTGTCAAGATCGGTAAAATTTAGATTAGATATTAATTTATATTTAGTTATATTAACTCAAGAAAAATTAAAATATTGATAAGAGCTACTATTAATAGGAGAGAATTGGAGTGGATGCGCCGATGGTGTGAGAATTGTTATGTCAAAAGCATAACTAAATATCTAAGTGCAACAGAGATAATTGTTGAGCTTCTAAGTAAAAAATTCTTTCAAAGATAAGTATTCCTTTTAAATTCCTTATAGATCATGAGGTTAATAGGTTGGAGATGTAAGTGCAGCAATGCATTCAATTGACAAATCTACCAAATTAAACAGTTTAATAGTGAATTCTATAGCAGATTAATATAAATTGCAACGATATTCAGTCTTCAGAGAATATATTTTTTTATAACATATTTAAATTTTTTTTAAAAAAAAATTACTTATACAAACCGATATAAGTAATTAATTGCTACTATTTAAAATGTTCTAGAATTTCATCATAATTTGGTTCATTTGAAATTTCCTTAACATAGTCAACATATTCAATTTTGTCATTTTCATCAACCACAAAAACTGCTCTAGTTAATAAACCTAATTCATCAATTTTTGTACCAGTTTTGCTTGAAAAATCATTATAGCGAAATTCGCTAAGAGTAATAACCCTGTTATTATTTCTAATTGAACATCAACGTTTGTATGCGAATGGCAAATCATAACTGATTGCTACTACTGGATATGGTTTTTTCATAAACTTATTCATGAATTTTGTCGTTTCTATTTCGCAAACACTGCTATCAATAGTAGGTATTGAAAAAATTAATCTTCTTTGGCCGCTTAATTGCTTTGAATCAAATTCAGACATATCTAAATTGACTGCTTTAAAATTGGGAAAAGTATCTCCTTTTTTTAATTGATTTCCAATTAGATCTAATTCTTTTCCTTTAAATAAAACCTTCATTTTTTCTCCTTATATTAATTAATAATGTATAAAAATTATAGTAAAAAATCCTAAAACAAACTCATATAAAAGTATAAAACCTATTACGAATGTTGCATTTGAACACAAACAAAAGGTTTTGAATTATAACTGAATTTTAAAAAGCTTACAAAAAATAGATTATAAAACCCCACACATTGTAGGGTGGGTGTTTAAATTATTTCATCTATGTTAATTAACTTCTAATTGTTCCATATTATTTATGATTTTTTTATTCTAAAATTTAAATCAAAATCATCCTTGATCTTAATACATTCTATTCCAAAGGCTTGAAAAATTTTTTCTGATGCTTTAAAATCGTCAGATTCTTCTTTGTAAGCGATTGCATAATAAACTTTAGATATTTTTGATTGAACTATTAGTTTAGCACAATGATAACAAGGCGAATGGGTGACGAAAATTGAGGAATTAGATTCAATTTTGGAATTGGTTAAATTAGCATTTATGATAGCATTGGCTTCGGCATGAACAACATAAGTATATTTTGAATTTAGTACATCTTGTGATTTTTCAGGTCTATTTCACGGAAATATATCATCATTATTTAATGTTTTATTGTTAAAACTTGTCGGCATTCCATTATATCCCAATGAAACTACATAATTATTCGGACTTACAATACAAGCTCCAACTTTTGTTGTTGGATCTTTAGATCGCATCGCACTTAATTTTGCTAATGCCATAAAATAAATTTCTCATTTAATATTATCTTTATTGGCATTTAAAATGATATTTTTTGTCTCTTTATTCATGATTATTATTTTACCATAAAAAAAGACAAAAATGGGCTCCGCAGATCCCATTTTCAATTATTCAGTGAAGTAAGCATATTAAGCTCGTATAAGACATTAACTATGTTAATCCACCTAAACGTGTAAGTGAATTAGTAATAGTATATCATATAAGAATATAAATGATTAAAAAAAGTTAATTTTTTGAAAAAGTTATTTTTTTTATCTCAAATAATAAAATTTGTGTAAAATATTTAGCATAAGGAAAAAAAGCATGAACCAATTATTAAATGTTACACAAAAACTAAATAAGATGTTCTTCTCAGCAATTGCTGACCTTTTTGCTATCGAAATTATTAACTTCAATGACAAGGATATTATGGCAATTAACAAATTCTGCAACAATAATATCTTTAAAGGAGTTAATAATGTAAATATTTCACACATATAATACATTAAACATATAATATAAATATATATAAAGATATTATGATTATTATGATAAAAACTTGAAAAATGTTTAAGTTCTTATATTAATATATTAATAACCTAACTCATTGAAGAAAATAACATAGATAAAAAAGAATAAAATTACAAATAAAATTGCAAATTATTATATTTTGTAGCTAGATAAATAGCATTATCAAATTAACAAATAAGGAAATTAAATTATAATTATTTTGTATATTTTAGCAAATTTAGAAATTACCATAAGGAGCAAATAAAATGAAAAAAAATTTAAAAGCATGAATATTTGGAATATCCACACTCGCAGCAACGGCAATCCCGTTGAT
The sequence above is a segment of the [Mycoplasma] phocae genome. Coding sequences within it:
- a CDS encoding adenylate kinase; this encodes MINNKPNLIFLGAPGAGKGSIANLLVKKLQYFQLSTGDMFRQEIKNNTPLGNKVKEILDSGKYVDDSITNEIVKSRLIDLAKNKVPFILDGYPRTFDQAAFLDSLEKENVKIDKVILLKITKDQIIERLSKRRICPNCKTIYHMDLFAPLENDLCVKCHTKVIKRPDDEPEVIEKRLMIYESQTECLIQYYKEKNMLIEIDSYQEIEKVYSDVEKALKW
- the map gene encoding type I methionyl aminopeptidase, which produces MIIIKNQFEIEKIKKACSILAEVKQILFDFISPGVSLKEIDSVAFKEIRKRGGKPAFLGQYGFPGTCCISVNEELIHGIPSNYIVKDGDIIKIDTGVIWEGYYSDSAFTKGVGHVSEEDKKLIQVAKDAFYAGFNAIKVGGRIGDISNAIGNTIRKNGYFTPEEYTGHGIGRHLHEDPFIYNDGIANTGEIIRNGMVICIEPMILQKSKNVLVKKDGWTVYDPLGFNTAHYEQTILIDNNQAYILSGENT
- the infA gene encoding translation initiation factor IF-1 — its product is MAKDALKMSGKIIKMHSTQNYDVLLENGITIKATISGKMSFHNIRMIPGDHVDVELSPYEMTKGRIVFRHK
- the rpmJ gene encoding 50S ribosomal protein L36; this encodes MKVRASIKRICKDCKIIKRHGVNRVICINPKHKQRQG
- the rpsM gene encoding 30S ribosomal protein S13; translated protein: MARVLNIEIPNNKKARISLTYIFGIGRPLAAKILLDANVDGEKRVKELTEEELTRIRDEAKKYATEGDLRREINLNIKRLMEIKSYRGLRHRKGLPVRGQSTKKNARTRKGPRKTIAGKKGK
- the rpsK gene encoding 30S ribosomal protein S11, with amino-acid sequence MAKKNKKVITQGIAHIHSTYQNTIVSFSDLKGNVFAWSSSGAIGYKGTKKKTPYAAGLAAAAALEKAKDFGLKEVSILVKGIGPGKSTARKQIETSGLTIKDVKDVTPTPHNGTRPPKKILKRA
- a CDS encoding DNA-directed RNA polymerase subunit alpha, with product MEKIQKITYKELMAERTNDFNTTYVIEPLMRGYGSTIGTVIRRTLLSSITSVAPFAIKIKNVEHEFQTIPGIKEDAITLVSNIRKIRFAYNPEVFDKENLVKISFKSKKDGEVNASDIEDVVPGLEIVNRDQHIATLSDDSSLEFDLFLRTGRGFIDFEENKSIIMEYGPKLVSKISRGQILAMDSDFSPVKKCGISFEDLNSSSKTIEERLKIHIETDGTILAKDAMEQAAKIIVAHFQIIGNVDTLETINLFDDNKEKKEKAPKAQISIEKLNLTIRSLNALRRAGYQTIDELDKLSDEELSNIKNLGKKSVQDITNKRKEWREKKIIIELEDVSEDSIDEEAQSLDLNEDSKDMEGEE
- the rplQ gene encoding 50S ribosomal protein L17, which produces MANPKQLFRRNTEWWNHVERTLVTDLLIHGKLKTTLERAKRIRSNAEKMITLAKKNTLATRRQAASFLRIISSDVKNKDSLQYLFDVLGPKYQTRNGGYTRIIKVANRQGDNAKMAIIQLV
- the rpmF gene encoding 50S ribosomal protein L32 produces the protein MAIVPKRKTSKQRKHLRRSHHALNVVTLTECNNCKQQIIPHQACKYCGFYKGTKFIKVALNDKIK
- the tpx gene encoding thiol peroxidase, yielding MKVLFKGKELDLIGNQLKKGDTFPNFKAVNLDMSEFDSKQLSGQRRLIFSIPTIDSSVCEIETTKFMNKFMKKPYPVVAISYDLPFAYKRWCSIRNNNRVITLSEFRYNDFSSKTGTKIDELGLLTRAVFVVDENDKIEYVDYVKEISNEPNYDEILEHFK
- a CDS encoding deoxycytidylate deaminase yields the protein MNKETKNIILNANKDNIKWEIYFMALAKLSAMRSKDPTTKVGACIVSPNNYVVSLGYNGMPTSFNNKTLNNDDIFPWNRPEKSQDVLNSKYTYVVHAEANAIINANLTNSKIESNSSIFVTHSPCYHCAKLIVQSKISKVYYAIAYKEESDDFKASEKIFQAFGIECIKIKDDFDLNFRIKKS